A window from Zingiber officinale cultivar Zhangliang chromosome 7A, Zo_v1.1, whole genome shotgun sequence encodes these proteins:
- the LOC121999238 gene encoding uncharacterized protein LOC121999238 yields MAAERRCAGSEKLLAATLAPAWMGRGRAGETAAATGVAWPVTAVGSWVTVECVTDTWREGEVPWRSDEAVQAALSADDSPGFVSDEWGRVTWTNDAYRRMVSGGSLEGRWTAEEEEQVRVGLVARGAIPAAAEACRAFTCRVRVHYSRRPWRGKAACSASSLAAPCDVWRLDGGGSAWRLDVKAALSLSL; encoded by the coding sequence ATGGCGGCGGAACGAAGGTGCGCTGGATCTGAAAAATTGCTCGCCGCTACGTTAGCGCCGGCGTGGATGGGCCGAGGGCGGGCAGGCGAGACGGCCGCGGCGACAGGGGTTGCTTGGCCGGTGACGGCGGTGGGGTCATGGGTGACGGTGGAATGCGTGACGGACACGTGGAGGGAGGGGGAGGTGCCGTGGCGGAGCGACGAGGCTGTGCAGGCGGCGCTGTCGGCGGACGACTCCCCTGGGTTCGTGTCCGACGAGTGGGGCAGGGTCACCTGGACCAACGATGCGTACCGGAGGATGGTGTCCGGAGGGTCTCTCGAAGGCAGGTGGACTGCGGAAGAGGAGGAGCAGGTGCGAGTGGGGCTGGTGGCGAGGGGGGCAATTCCGGCGGCGGCAGAGGCGTGCCGGGCATTCACTTGCAGGGTTAGGGTGCACTACTCGAGGCGGCCGTGGAGGGGAAAGGCGGCCTGCTCGGCCTCATCGCTTGCGGCGCCGTGCGACGTGTGGAGGTTGGACGGCGGTGGGAGCGCGTGGAGGCTCGATGTAAAGGCGGCGCTAAGCCTGAGTCTCTAG